In a single window of the Gossypium hirsutum isolate 1008001.06 chromosome A13, Gossypium_hirsutum_v2.1, whole genome shotgun sequence genome:
- the LOC121212327 gene encoding uncharacterized protein: MQAPGAGTAQPPRVVQQLSRGRGQAMGDNGIGQGDSSVKDIRTVRKFQNVFPEELPGLPPKREVEFGIKLILGTAPVFIAPYRMAQKELTELKIQIKELLDHGFICPSVSLWGAPVLLEDKHNEHLRVLLQILREKQLYAKFSKCEFWLQELKNVPEINSFLGLARYNRRFVEGFSLIAALLTNLLRKGVPFVWTDAQQESFKKLKTCRWVELLKDYDCTIEYYPSKANVVADALSRRAITDLRTMFVRLSLFDDGSLFAELQLGKRRVLGLELVSETEDKVRLIRDRLKAAFDRQKPYADLKRRLTMEEGSEVRLQGKVEPYVFGSYRILKRVGPVAYQLELLPELDRIYDVFHILMLRHYHSDLTQIVSVEEIEVGLDLTFEEEPVQILDRDIKVIRRKSIPLVKVL, translated from the exons GGATTCTTCTGTAAAGGACATCAGAACTGTGAGGAAATTTCAAAATGTCTTTCCTGAGGAgctaccgggtttgcctccaaagcgagaggtagaatttgggatTAAACTTATTCTGGGTACAGCTCCAGTATTTATCGCCCCCTACCGAATGGCACAGAAAGAGCTTACGGAGCTTAAAATTCAGATTAAGGAGTTGTTGGATCATGGGTTCATTTGTCCGAGTGTGTCTCTatggggagcaccggtact GTTGGAGGACAAGCACAATGAGCATCTGAGAGTGCTGCTACAGATTCTTCGTGAGAAACaactatatgctaagttcagcaagtgtgagttttggctccaagaa CTGAAGAACGTGCCTGAGATCAACAGTTTTCTGGGGTTAGCGAGGTACAATCGGCGCTTTGTAGAAGGGTTCTCCTTGATCGCAGCTTTGTTGACTAATCTTCTGCGTAAGGGAGTTCCTTTTGTATGGACTGATGCACAGCAAGAGAGCTTCAAGAAGCTCAAGACT TGTAGATGGGTTGagctgcttaaagattatgattgtaccattgagtatTATCCtagcaaggctaatgtggtggccgatgcgttGAGCCGTAGGGCTATAACTGATCTGAGGACGATGTTCGTTCGACTTAGCCTATTCGATGATGGGAGCTTGTTTGCTGAACTTCAG TTGGGCAAGAGACGTGTTCTGGGTCTTGAGTTGGtctccgagactgaagataaggttCGATTGATTAGAGATCGACTGAAGGCAGCTTTTGATAGGCAGAAACCTTACGCTGATCTGAAGAGAC GTCTTACtatggaagaaggttctgaggttcggtTGCAAGGGAAAGTTGAGCCCTATGTTTTTGGGTCGTATCGGATTCTGAAACGAGTGGGACcggttgcttatcagttggagttacttCCAGAGTTAGACCGCATTTATGATGTGTTTCACATCTTGATGTTGAGACACTACCACTCTGATCTCACGCAAATCGTCTCTGTTGAGGAAATTGAGGTTGGACTAgatctgaccttcgaggaggagccagttcagattctGGATCGTGATATAAAGGTCATTAGGAGGAAATCCATTCCTTTGGTGAAAGTGCTGTGA